Proteins found in one Actinomycetota bacterium genomic segment:
- a CDS encoding response regulator, whose translation MNLKNSKPVDILLVEDNPADIRLTQEALKECKMVNTLNVVTDGVEAIAYLMREGEHTGASRPDLILLDLNLPLMNGQEVLAKIKESPGLKSIPVVVLTASAAEQDIVRSYDLNCNCYVTKPLDLDRFIEVVQKIEEFWFSIVKLPRE comes from the coding sequence ACATCCTGCTGGTGGAGGATAACCCCGCCGACATCCGCCTGACGCAGGAAGCCCTCAAGGAATGCAAGATGGTCAACACCTTGAACGTGGTCACGGACGGCGTCGAGGCGATCGCCTACCTGATGCGGGAAGGTGAGCACACGGGCGCCAGCCGGCCCGACCTGATCCTGCTCGACCTCAATCTTCCCCTGATGAACGGCCAGGAGGTGCTGGCAAAGATCAAGGAGTCCCCCGGACTCAAGAGCATCCCGGTGGTCGTGCTCACCGCCTCGGCGGCCGAGCAGGACATAGTCAGAAGCTATGACCTCAACTGCAACTGCTACGTGACCAAGCCCCTCGATCTCGACCGGTTCATCGAGGTGGTGCAGAAGATCGAAGAATTCTGGTTCAGCATCGTCAAGCTCCCGAGGGAATGA
- the obgE gene encoding GTPase ObgE — translation MFYDHAKIEIRAGRGGNGCMSFRREKFVPKGGPDGGDGGDGGDVILEATNRMRDLMYFQRQRHFRGENGRPGQGANKHGKRGDDAVVAVPPGTQIRDENGELLADLTTDGQRFIIARGGEGGRGNARFATSTRRAPRFAELGLAGEELTLMLELKLLADAGLLGFPNAGKSSLLRTISHAKPKVADYPFTTVAPMLGTVEEPDHRNQFTVADIPGLLEGAHKGVGLGDQFLVHLERTRLLIHLVDATGYYGRDPVDNFMTINRELEGFSPELASKWQLVAVNKADLVDEAAVTDLTGRLAESIVSLCRAHDPAFSWLLEDSEGDPDEIDGSKAVLKISAATGAGTRNLTRQAYILLQRAWQRQPAVMAPEPEGHMIYRPGAEDHWEVVKEEGRYRVTGQVVERLVARTDFENEEAVGFLQERLERLGVSDALRQAGAAAGEDVIIGDMEFEFW, via the coding sequence ATGTTTTATGACCATGCAAAAATCGAGATCAGGGCCGGGAGGGGCGGAAACGGCTGCATGAGCTTCCGCCGCGAGAAGTTCGTGCCCAAGGGCGGTCCTGACGGCGGCGACGGCGGCGACGGCGGCGATGTGATCCTCGAGGCCACGAATCGCATGCGTGATCTAATGTACTTTCAACGTCAACGGCACTTCCGCGGCGAGAACGGACGCCCCGGCCAGGGAGCCAACAAGCATGGCAAGCGCGGCGACGACGCCGTCGTCGCGGTCCCCCCGGGCACGCAGATACGAGATGAGAACGGCGAGCTGCTGGCCGACCTGACCACTGACGGCCAACGTTTTATCATCGCTCGCGGCGGCGAGGGCGGACGCGGCAATGCCCGCTTTGCCACCTCGACGCGGCGAGCCCCCCGTTTTGCCGAGCTCGGCCTCGCCGGCGAGGAGCTGACGCTCATGCTCGAACTGAAGCTGCTGGCCGATGCCGGCCTGCTCGGTTTTCCCAATGCCGGCAAATCATCGCTGCTGCGAACGATCTCGCACGCAAAGCCCAAGGTGGCTGATTATCCCTTCACGACGGTGGCGCCCATGCTGGGCACCGTAGAGGAGCCCGACCATCGCAACCAGTTCACAGTGGCCGATATACCCGGGCTGCTCGAGGGCGCCCACAAGGGCGTCGGCCTGGGTGATCAGTTCCTGGTCCACCTCGAACGTACGCGCCTTCTCATCCACCTGGTCGATGCGACCGGTTACTACGGACGCGATCCGGTTGACAATTTTATGACAATAAACAGGGAACTCGAAGGCTTCAGCCCGGAGCTGGCGTCGAAGTGGCAGCTGGTCGCGGTGAACAAGGCCGACCTGGTGGACGAGGCGGCCGTCACCGACCTGACCGGACGCCTGGCCGAAAGCATCGTCTCGCTATGCCGCGCCCACGATCCGGCTTTCAGCTGGCTGCTTGAAGATTCCGAGGGCGATCCCGACGAGATCGACGGATCGAAGGCGGTCCTGAAAATATCGGCGGCGACGGGCGCCGGCACCCGAAATCTGACGCGGCAGGCCTACATCTTGCTTCAGCGCGCCTGGCAACGGCAGCCGGCTGTCATGGCGCCCGAACCTGAAGGCCACATGATCTACCGCCCCGGAGCTGAAGACCACTGGGAAGTCGTGAAAGAGGAAGGCCGCTACCGCGTTACCGGACAGGTCGTCGAGCGCCTGGTGGCCCGCACCGATTTCGAGAATGAGGAAGCGGTCGGATTCCTGCAGGAACGGCTCGAGCGCCTCGGCGTCAGCGACGCCCTGCGGCAGGCCGGCGCCGCCGCGGGTGAAGACGTCATCATCGGTGACATGGAGTTCGAGTTCTGGTAA